From a single Pseudomonadota bacterium genomic region:
- a CDS encoding ABC transporter ATP-binding protein, with protein MIKFDNVTKNYRSGKVKIKALDNVSLEIKQGEFVVLNGPSGSGKTTFLNITGCLTRLSSGRLFLADREISHFPDHFLSAIRREKFGFIFQQFNLISGYTTWENVSIPLLPMGFSEKDRKAKAIKLLEDLNLETRADFFANELSGGEQQRAAIARALINNPEIILADEPLSNIDIENAGIVIDVLEKLKKKGITIIISFHDSQPQIAKLIDRIIYFDSGKISSQK; from the coding sequence ATGATCAAGTTTGATAATGTAACAAAAAACTACCGCTCAGGAAAGGTTAAAATCAAAGCCCTTGATAATGTTTCTCTTGAAATAAAACAGGGGGAATTTGTCGTGCTAAACGGCCCTTCAGGCTCAGGCAAGACAACTTTTTTAAACATAACCGGCTGTTTAACAAGACTTTCAAGCGGGCGGCTCTTTCTGGCAGACCGTGAGATATCGCATTTTCCGGATCATTTTTTATCAGCTATAAGAAGAGAAAAATTCGGTTTCATTTTTCAGCAATTCAACTTAATTTCCGGATACACTACCTGGGAAAATGTTTCCATTCCCCTTTTACCAATGGGATTTTCTGAAAAAGACAGAAAAGCAAAAGCCATAAAATTGCTTGAAGACTTAAATCTTGAGACCAGAGCGGATTTTTTCGCAAATGAATTAAGCGGCGGTGAGCAGCAGCGGGCAGCAATTGCCCGGGCACTGATTAATAATCCTGAAATTATTTTAGCAGATGAGCCTCTTTCCAATATAGATATTGAAAATGCCGGAATAGTAATAGATGTTTTGGAAAAACTGAAAAAAAAAGGGATAACAATAATTATATCTTTTCATGATTCACAACCGCAAATTGCAAAATTAATTGACCGAATAATTTATTTTGATTCCGGCAAAATATCTTCACAAAAATAA
- a CDS encoding ABC transporter permease has translation MDRIWGLIKKEYIHFYRDPVAMSLILYFYTACIILCGYCFFFDAKHMSTVVYDMNRTAASRDVIEKFLSTEYFDLDSYAASMADVKSRLDSSKASVALIIPPEFTRDLARGKPAYIQFIGDGSDANQAGQGGGFAKRIIGELNRDIIMNRLNNRGITVSHIPGIDLKIRALFNQELKSLYYIVIFHVATAGLISGIILCSTAVVREKERGTIDQILVTPTRSWELLIAKTVAPLTIGLISSVFSFLVVFWFNVPMRGNPLTFFIFMAFFLVSSAGIGIMIGSVCNNMLQAILLSVASTFPSLFLSGVITPFENLSPFLQKVSLCLPFTHFMVAANAIFQKGNGFDVLWPQALILIGMGAGFLSIGCFLTWRQWKQ, from the coding sequence TTGGACAGGATTTGGGGATTGATTAAAAAGGAATATATACATTTCTATCGTGATCCGGTAGCGATGAGTTTGATTCTTTATTTTTATACAGCCTGTATAATCCTCTGTGGGTACTGCTTCTTCTTTGATGCCAAGCACATGTCTACCGTTGTCTATGATATGAATCGCACTGCTGCCAGCCGTGATGTCATTGAAAAATTCCTATCCACCGAATATTTTGATCTGGATAGCTATGCTGCTTCCATGGCAGACGTCAAAAGCAGACTCGATAGCAGTAAGGCAAGCGTGGCGTTAATTATTCCTCCCGAGTTTACCCGTGATTTAGCAAGAGGAAAACCCGCTTACATACAATTCATCGGCGATGGCAGCGACGCCAACCAGGCCGGGCAGGGGGGTGGTTTTGCCAAACGAATCATCGGCGAATTAAACCGGGATATCATAATGAACCGCTTAAATAATAGGGGGATAACTGTTTCCCATATACCCGGCATAGATCTTAAGATAAGGGCTCTTTTTAATCAGGAGTTAAAGAGCCTTTACTATATTGTGATATTTCATGTTGCTACGGCAGGTCTGATCTCAGGAATAATTCTTTGCTCCACAGCTGTTGTGAGGGAGAAAGAACGTGGCACTATCGATCAGATTTTAGTTACTCCCACCCGTTCCTGGGAATTATTGATAGCAAAAACCGTGGCTCCTCTTACAATCGGTTTGATTTCCTCTGTTTTTTCTTTTCTTGTTGTCTTTTGGTTTAATGTGCCCATGAGAGGAAACCCTCTGACTTTCTTCATTTTTATGGCCTTTTTTCTGGTCAGCTCCGCTGGGATCGGCATCATGATCGGCAGTGTCTGTAATAATATGCTGCAAGCTATACTTTTGTCGGTTGCATCGACCTTTCCCAGCCTTTTTTTAAGTGGTGTCATTACGCCTTTCGAAAATCTGTCACCATTTTTGCAGAAGGTAAGCCTTTGTCTGCCCTTTACACATTTTATGGTCGCAGCAAACGCTATCTTTCAGAAGGGTAATGGCTTTGATGTTCTTTGGCCTCAGGCTTTAATACTCATTGGAATGGGAGCAGGATTTTTGTCTATCGGATGTTTTTTGACCTGGAGGCAATGGAAACAGTAG
- a CDS encoding FtsX-like permease family protein: protein MNNMVKHINLLLMAYQNIIRYRGKSLAILIPLILVMATASFMMFTRGGFAKDAQTAKNFLPDITVQAIEAGRVGKISLEIKTKIEKIPHVKKVIARIWGYLPLKIGSVDTAYTLMGLDLDNLSYSSKLPWTIEKGAFLVAGDRRKAVLGSGVALSFNADVGDKLQIEDTLGNKGEFEVVGIFNNTVQIYSTDLIIVSIDDAKEFFNYDKDEASDLLVYADNQQNADLIAGEIVGRFRNTRVLTGKALTNLVKEAFGRRGGTFQAMWLILLVTILLLVWAQSAHISVDMSKEIGILKAVGWQTGEIIEMKMMESLILGIGGTSAGILAGFVYALMGTPGISGYCLGCASIYPKFPVPVNCDFMSVSLLFILGVLPLTAISAIPAWLAGVVDPDDTIRK from the coding sequence ATGAATAATATGGTCAAACACATAAACCTTTTGTTGATGGCATATCAAAATATTATCCGCTACAGAGGAAAATCTCTTGCTATATTAATTCCTTTAATTCTGGTTATGGCTACTGCTTCTTTTATGATGTTTACAAGAGGCGGCTTTGCAAAAGATGCGCAAACAGCTAAAAATTTTCTTCCTGATATAACCGTTCAGGCAATAGAAGCCGGGCGGGTGGGGAAAATATCCTTGGAAATTAAAACTAAGATTGAAAAAATACCCCATGTAAAGAAGGTTATTGCCAGGATATGGGGGTATCTTCCCTTAAAGATAGGATCAGTTGACACAGCCTATACCCTTATGGGTCTGGATCTTGACAACCTGTCGTACAGCTCTAAATTGCCATGGACAATTGAAAAAGGCGCTTTTCTTGTAGCCGGTGATCGCCGTAAGGCTGTACTGGGTTCCGGAGTAGCATTAAGTTTTAACGCCGATGTTGGAGACAAACTTCAAATCGAAGATACTCTGGGTAATAAGGGCGAATTTGAGGTGGTTGGAATTTTTAACAACACAGTACAAATTTACAGTACAGACCTGATCATTGTATCTATAGATGATGCTAAAGAATTTTTCAACTATGACAAAGATGAGGCATCCGATCTTCTTGTATATGCGGATAATCAGCAAAACGCCGATTTGATCGCAGGGGAAATTGTTGGCCGTTTTAGAAATACAAGAGTATTAACGGGTAAGGCGCTTACCAATCTGGTAAAGGAGGCTTTTGGACGCCGGGGAGGAACTTTTCAGGCGATGTGGCTGATACTGCTTGTAACCATACTACTTTTGGTCTGGGCGCAATCAGCGCACATAAGTGTAGATATGAGTAAAGAAATTGGAATACTAAAAGCTGTAGGGTGGCAGACAGGAGAAATCATTGAGATGAAAATGATGGAATCCCTTATTCTTGGTATAGGAGGAACGTCCGCCGGAATTCTTGCCGGGTTTGTTTACGCTCTGATGGGTACACCGGGAATATCAGGCTACTGTTTAGGTTGCGCCAGTATTTATCCAAAATTTCCTGTTCCTGTAAACTGTGATTTTATGTCCGTTTCGCTTCTTTTTATTCTGGGAGTACTACCCCTAACGGCAATAAGCGCAATCCCTGCATGGCTGGCCGGGGTTGTCGACCCGGATGATACGATAAGGAAATAA